Proteins encoded by one window of Equus przewalskii isolate Varuska chromosome 24, EquPr2, whole genome shotgun sequence:
- the CCN1 gene encoding CCN family member 1 has protein sequence MSSRTARTLAFAVTLLHLARLALSTCPAACHCPLEAPKCAPGVGLVRDGCGCCKVCAKQLNEDCSKTQPCDHTKGLECNFGASSTALKGICRAQSEGRPCEYNSRIYQNGESFQPNCKHQCTCIDGAVGCIPLCPQELSLPNLGCPNPRLVKVTGQCCEEWVCDEDGAKDPMDDRDDLLGKGLPLDASEVELTRNNELIAVGKGGSLKRLPVFGMEPRILYNPSLHGQKCIVQTTSWSQCSKTCGTGISTRVTNDNPECRLVKETRICEVRPCGQPVYSSLKKGKKCSKTKKSPEPVKFTYAGCSSVKKYRPKYCGSCVDGRCCTPLQTRTVKMRFRCEDGEMFSKNVMMIQSCKCNYNCPHANEAAFPFYRLFNDIHKFRD, from the exons ATGAGCTCCCGCACCGCCAGGACGCTCGCCTTCGCCGTCACCCTGCTCCACTTGGCCAGGCTG GCGCTCTCCACCTGCCCCGCCGCCTGCCACTGTCCCCTGGAGGCGCCCAAGTGCGCCCCGGGAGTCGGGCTGGTCCGGGACGGCTGCGGCTGCTGTAAGGTCTGCGCCAAGCAGCTCAACGAGGACTGCAGCAAAACGCAGCCCTGCGACCACACCAAGGGGCTGGAATGCAATTTCGGCGCCAGCTCCACCGCTCTGAAGGGGATCTGCAGAG CTCAGTCAGAGGGCAGACCTTGTGAATATAACTCCAGAATCTACCAGAACGGGGAAAGTTTCCAGCCCAACTGTAAACATCAGTGCACATGTATTGATGGCGCTGTGGGTTGCATTCCTCTGTGTCCCCAAGAGCTCTCCCTCCCTAACTTGGGCTGTCCCAACCCTCGGCTGGTCAAAGTTACCGGGCAGTGCTGTGAGGAATGGGTCTGTGATGAGGATGGTGCCAAGGACCCCATGGACGACAGGGACGACCTCCTGGGCAAGGGGCTGCCATTGGATGCCTCAGAGGTGGAGTTAACAAGAAACAATGAATTAATTGCAGTTGGAAAAGGCGGCTCCCTGAAGCGGCTCCCTG TTTTTGGAATGGAACCTCGCATCCTATACAACCCTTCTTTACACGGCCAGAAATGTATTGTTCAAACAACTTCGTGGTCCCAGTGCTCAAAGACCTGTGGAACTGGTATCTCCACGCGGGTTACCAATGACAACCCTGAATGCCGCCTGGTGAAAGAAACCCGGATTTGTGAAGTGCGGCCTTGTGGACAGCCGGTGTACAGCAGCCTGAAA AAGGGCAAGAAATGCAGCAAGACCAAGAAATCCCCCGAACCAGTCAAGTTTACTTATGCTGGATGTTCAAGTGTGAAGAAATACCGGCCCAAATACTGCGGCTCCTGCGTGGACGGCCGATGCTGCACACCCCTGCAGACCAGGACTGTGAAGATGCGGTTCCGCTGCGAAGATGGGGAGATGTTTTCCAAGAACGTCATGATGATCCAGTCCTGCAAGTGCAACTACAACTGCCCGCATGCCAACGAGGCAGCGTTTCCCTTCTACCGGCTGTTCAATGACATCCACAAATTTAGGGACTAA